A section of the Amycolatopsis sp. AA4 genome encodes:
- the recR gene encoding recombination mediator RecR → MYEGVVQDLIDELGRLPGVGPKSAQRIAFHLLAADPADIARLQDVLGKVKEGVQFCEICGNVSEQETCRICRDERRDLTVICVVEEPKDVLAVERTREFKGRYHVLGGALDPLSGIGPEQLRMRQLLQRIGEADVKEIIIATDPNTEGEATATYLVRMLRDFPGLSVTRLASGLPMGGDLEFADELTLGRALSGRRAL, encoded by the coding sequence TTGTACGAGGGTGTCGTCCAGGACCTGATCGACGAACTGGGCCGGTTGCCCGGCGTCGGTCCGAAGAGTGCCCAGCGCATCGCGTTCCACCTGCTGGCCGCCGACCCCGCGGACATCGCGCGGCTGCAGGACGTGCTGGGCAAGGTCAAGGAAGGCGTGCAGTTCTGCGAGATCTGCGGCAACGTCTCGGAACAGGAAACGTGCCGGATCTGCCGGGACGAACGGCGCGACCTCACGGTGATCTGCGTGGTCGAGGAGCCGAAGGACGTCCTGGCGGTCGAGCGGACCCGCGAGTTCAAGGGCCGCTACCACGTCCTGGGCGGCGCACTCGACCCGCTCTCCGGCATCGGCCCCGAGCAGCTGCGGATGCGGCAGCTGCTGCAGCGCATCGGCGAGGCGGACGTCAAGGAGATCATCATCGCGACCGACCCGAACACCGAGGGCGAGGCGACGGCCACGTACCTGGTGCGGATGCTGCGCGATTTCCCCGGGCTGTCGGTGACGCGACTGGCGTCGGGGTTGCCGATGGGCGGGGATTTGGAGTTCGCGGACGAGCTGACTCTGGGACGCGCGTTGTCCGGTCGCCGCGCGCTGTAA
- a CDS encoding N-acetylmuramoyl-L-alanine amidase, with the protein MRAKTLPLLTGLVLLTACSGGGETPASPAAAPTSATPASPAPSPSSSSPPPSSSSSRPPSTSAAPPIGSGKVVVLDPGHNGGNASHPGEINRQVPAGRGQTKPCNTTGTSTNAGYPEHAFTFAVAQEVGNALAAKGIKVVYTRQNDSGVGPCVDERAKIGNDANADAVVSIHADGSTSPTAHGFHVAYSAPPLNAAQGEPSLKLARVMRDGIRDDGFPTSTYLGSAGLSPRNDLAGLNLSSRPSVLVECGNMRNADEASQMSSAAGRAHYAQAIAKAIEAYLAGS; encoded by the coding sequence GTGCGAGCGAAGACACTCCCGCTGCTGACCGGCCTGGTGCTGCTCACAGCGTGTTCCGGCGGCGGCGAGACGCCTGCCTCACCTGCCGCCGCGCCGACGTCGGCGACCCCGGCGTCCCCGGCTCCGAGCCCGTCCTCCTCCAGCCCGCCGCCGTCTTCCTCGTCTTCGCGCCCGCCCTCGACGTCCGCGGCGCCGCCGATCGGCTCGGGCAAGGTCGTGGTGCTCGATCCCGGGCACAACGGCGGCAACGCCTCGCATCCCGGCGAGATCAACCGCCAGGTGCCCGCCGGGCGCGGGCAGACGAAGCCGTGCAACACCACCGGCACGTCGACCAACGCGGGGTACCCGGAGCACGCGTTCACCTTCGCGGTCGCGCAGGAGGTCGGGAACGCGTTGGCGGCCAAGGGAATCAAGGTCGTCTACACGCGGCAGAACGACTCCGGCGTCGGTCCGTGCGTTGACGAGCGCGCGAAGATCGGCAACGACGCGAACGCCGACGCCGTGGTCTCGATCCACGCCGACGGCTCCACTTCGCCGACCGCGCACGGCTTCCACGTCGCCTACTCGGCGCCGCCGTTGAACGCGGCGCAGGGCGAACCGTCGCTGAAGCTCGCCCGCGTCATGCGCGACGGAATCCGCGACGACGGCTTCCCCACCTCCACTTACCTCGGCTCGGCGGGCCTGTCGCCGAGGAATGATCTGGCCGGGCTCAACCTGTCGAGCCGGCCGTCCGTGCTCGTCGAATGCGGCAACATGCGCAACGCCGACGAGGCGAGCCAGATGTCGTCGGCGGCGGGCCGGGCGCACTACGCGCAGGCCATCGCGAAGGCGATCGAGGCGTACCTGGCCGGTTCCTGA
- a CDS encoding YbaB/EbfC family nucleoid-associated protein — MVQPGGGGFDLSQIMQQAQQMQQKLVEAQEELASTEVTGTAGGGLVTATVSGDSQLKSLVIDPKVVDPDDVETLADLVVAAVRDASASAQKLTEQKLGPLAGGLGGGMPDLGSLGFGG; from the coding sequence ATGGTGCAACCCGGCGGCGGCGGCTTCGACCTGTCGCAGATCATGCAGCAGGCCCAGCAGATGCAGCAGAAGCTGGTGGAGGCCCAGGAGGAACTCGCCAGCACCGAGGTCACCGGCACCGCGGGCGGCGGGCTGGTCACCGCGACGGTGTCCGGCGACAGCCAGCTGAAGAGCCTCGTCATCGACCCGAAGGTGGTCGACCCGGACGACGTCGAAACCCTGGCCGACCTGGTGGTCGCCGCGGTGCGCGACGCGTCGGCGAGCGCGCAGAAGCTCACCGAGCAGAAACTGGGCCCGCTGGCGGGCGGCCTCGGCGGCGGCATGCCGGACCTCGGCAGCCTCGGCTTCGGCGGCTGA